In a genomic window of Marinilabiliales bacterium:
- a CDS encoding HlyD family efflux transporter periplasmic adaptor subunit: MSMDRKIENKGKKWRRLAWISVSAVLAVLVFYQIVFGDKSSRLNVEIDKITVEQVREEAFLDFIAVIGTVEPIQTIFLDATEGGRVEEIYRREGGMVEVDEPLARLSNTTLLLDISNHETNYARTVNDMRMFRVQLEQQNLSYRNQLLELELALRQHERRYRNNKVLMEQNHISREDYEISKEQYEISRRRLDLYRESYEHDSIYRLLQIDAMETSLRNMEENMRLVYQRLEAMELRAPVYGELATLNLEIGQMVNRGERLGRINILDSYKLRVEIDEHYISRVTQGLKGDFEFAGSRYDLVITRIYPEVQAGRFSVDMEFVNGVPDQLRIGQTFRIRLELGESRTAILIPRGGFYQSTGGQWVYVVDPSGSYAIRRDIRIGRQNPRFYEVLEGLYPGERVIVSSYDNFGNVDRLVLR, encoded by the coding sequence ATGAGCATGGACCGCAAAATAGAGAACAAGGGAAAAAAGTGGAGGAGGCTGGCATGGATATCTGTCTCGGCAGTTTTGGCAGTTCTGGTTTTTTACCAGATTGTTTTCGGGGATAAGAGTTCGCGTCTGAACGTCGAAATAGACAAGATTACTGTTGAGCAGGTGAGGGAGGAGGCCTTTCTTGACTTTATTGCAGTTATCGGTACTGTTGAGCCGATACAAACCATATTTCTTGATGCTACCGAGGGAGGACGGGTTGAGGAGATATACCGCAGGGAGGGGGGAATGGTAGAAGTGGATGAACCGCTTGCGAGACTTTCCAACACTACCCTGCTGCTTGATATTTCAAACCATGAGACCAATTATGCCCGTACGGTCAATGATATGAGAATGTTCAGGGTGCAGCTTGAGCAGCAGAACCTCTCCTACAGGAATCAGTTGCTGGAGCTGGAGCTGGCACTGCGCCAGCATGAACGCCGGTACAGGAACAACAAGGTGCTGATGGAGCAGAACCATATCTCAAGGGAAGATTACGAGATATCAAAGGAACAGTACGAAATTTCAAGAAGAAGACTTGACCTTTACAGGGAAAGCTACGAGCATGATTCTATTTACAGGCTGTTACAGATTGATGCGATGGAGACGTCACTCCGTAACATGGAGGAGAACATGAGGCTTGTTTATCAGCGTCTTGAAGCAATGGAGCTGAGGGCGCCGGTATATGGTGAACTGGCAACCCTTAACCTTGAGATCGGCCAGATGGTGAACAGGGGTGAACGCCTGGGGCGCATAAACATACTTGACTCCTACAAGCTTCGTGTAGAAATAGACGAACATTATATATCGAGGGTGACGCAGGGCCTGAAAGGCGATTTTGAATTTGCCGGGAGCAGGTACGACCTGGTTATCACCCGTATTTATCCAGAGGTGCAGGCCGGCCGTTTTTCGGTCGATATGGAGTTTGTGAACGGGGTGCCCGACCAGCTGCGCATAGGCCAGACCTTCCGTATACGTCTTGAGCTGGGTGAGTCGCGGACTGCCATACTGATACCCAGGGGTGGTTTTTACCAGAGTACAGGCGGACAGTGGGTCTATGTGGTCGATCCATCCGGGTCATACGCAATCAGGAGAGATATACGGATAGGCAGGCAGAACCCCCGCTTCTATGAGGTGCTTGAAGGCCTTTATCCCGGTGAAAGGGTTATAGTATCCAGCTACGACAACTTTGGTAATGTGGACAGGCTGGTTCTGAGATGA